A genomic region of Candidatus Delongbacteria bacterium contains the following coding sequences:
- a CDS encoding HigA family addiction module antidote protein, whose amino-acid sequence MKTLPPVTPGELLREEFLLPMGITQYRLAKEIAVPPQRISEIISGKRSITADTDLRLCRFFGLSNGYWLRAQVAHDTEVAAATMAKTLAKITPWAGITRLS is encoded by the coding sequence ATGAAAACTCTACCGCCTGTCACTCCTGGGGAACTGTTGCGAGAAGAGTTCCTGCTTCCCATGGGAATCACGCAGTATCGGCTTGCAAAAGAGATCGCGGTTCCGCCCCAACGGATCAGTGAGATCATCAGTGGCAAGAGGAGCATCACAGCTGACACGGACTTGCGCTTGTGCCGGTTCTTTGGACTATCCAATGGGTATTGGCTGCGAGCTCAAGTGGCACACGACACAGAGGTGGCTGCTGCCACCATGGCAAAGACATTGGCGAAGATC
- a CDS encoding type II toxin-antitoxin system RelE/ParE family toxin, with amino-acid sequence MIVSFKCQRTKELAGGKAVRAFAAFELIARRKLRQLEIAAKLDDLRIPPGNRLEALKGNRRGQYSIRVNDQFRICFRWTANGAVDVEIVDYH; translated from the coding sequence ATGATCGTTTCCTTCAAATGCCAGAGGACCAAGGAGCTGGCTGGAGGCAAGGCTGTCAGGGCCTTTGCCGCCTTCGAACTCATCGCCAGGCGAAAACTACGCCAATTGGAAATCGCTGCCAAGCTGGACGACCTTCGTATTCCGCCAGGTAACAGGCTTGAGGCCTTGAAGGGAAATCGAAGGGGGCAATACAGCATCCGAGTCAATGACCAGTTCCGAATTTGCTTTCGGTGGACAGCGAACGGGGCGGTGGATGTTGAGATTGTAGACTATCACTAG